A stretch of Toxoplasma gondii ME49 chromosome V, whole genome shotgun sequence DNA encodes these proteins:
- a CDS encoding hypothetical protein (encoded by transcript TGME49_213700) produces the protein MNASNFLRRRAFTVAEAREADQRSKTKLTALQSTVEAFQSFATLSQQKSEWISFASSLHSQRIQTEAALRRCQHLVESIEGQNAHLPSGSVESDSLLHTDSRVPSPSGRQEDRNFHRCSRHGDQSSEHADTNDPAVTADDIWSAETLLENAVMLARLGKRIATLLTGGDITGESARTLGRVPATPTSPNNTGDDETAPRSPFHRHQNKAGNSLLKSGDQVGLSLGSTCCSQSETCLSDPKWSSGSSFCGESDRHPETHESLSIGSDTDVSGLPKPSLHSQMLRFTRLLQQYGLVVIAIEQELDKEYICAQRAAQQSKARLLFVQSTQGSLTRGGSSWSISAGSRAKDTAASPEPGELTEEEENFVESCYSALLSNCCQTASRLLKLGNEYQEKLQRLEEDFQTEQMSMKHELASLYARKKGLLRALNGSRVATDFHRWEGQNRRTGHVNAISAPFAVPNEGTGFHRQCLATYERIDPAAVETIEGEISLCNREVSDPQQPLPQSDETGSQAESHCHPCLPDSTESNLQEVTDTFNFIYGQFSSPGASRLLLLERLQLEFPRASAHVLREVTDLHRQTALLQQRRMGHWQAFSFARIAALAEAQKLRTGIVLRFGKENTKKEERRRHAQKSAEINKRLQWQQAAFEAKELARKKVEDEERARAEETQAHRDAKAQKRQEEMKRRVARFLEHKEEVLKMERAAAEAKARNEAEQYAATRRRNARRIARRRELDAWRDQQREERRRECIRRQEEIVQRIRRAAERLAVVAQSDPTRLRSDTEASRARAEAIKKVRQEELSDATRIKGFGVRHGYGTDTLLRDMRLKLSVALFEAGLLRCEAGHEALLCVGAK, from the coding sequence ATGAACGCCTCGAACTTTCTCCGGAGACGCGCCTTCACTGTTGCCGAAGCACGTGAGGCAGATCAACGCAGCAAAACTAAGCTGACTGCTTTGCAGTCCACTGTGGAGGCATTCCAGAGCTTCGCAACCCTCAGCCAGCAGAAATCCGAATGGATCTCATTTGCGTCAAGCCTCCACAGCCAGAGAATTCAGACTGAGGCTGCCCTGCGACGCTGTCAGCATCTTGTTGAGAGCATCGAAGGCCAGAATGCTCACCTCCCAAGTGGGAGTGTAGAAAGTGATAGCCTTCTACACACCGACAGTCGTGTGCCCTCGCCCTcaggaagacaagaagaccGCAATTTCCACAGATGTTCTCGTCACGGTGATCAGTCATCGGAACATGCGGATACTAATGACCCTGCTGTCACCGCTGATGACATATGGTCGGCTGAAACGCTCCTCGAAAATGCCGTGATGCTTGCGCGGCTCGGGAAGCGAATTGCTACGCTGCTCACTGGTGGCGACATAACTGGTGAATCTGCAAGGACTCTAGGGAGGGTACCCGCAACTCCAACGAGTCCAAATAACACAGGGGACGACGAAACCGCTCCTCGTTCCCCTTTCCACCGACATCAAAACAAGGCAGGAAACTCTCTACTGAAAAGCGGCGACCAAGTTGGCCTGTCGCTGGGCAGCACCTGCTGCAGCCAAAGTGAAACATGTTTGTCTGACCCGAAGTGGAGTTCAGGGTCTTCTTTTTGTGGCGAATCTGATCGACACCCGGAGACACATGAGAGCCTCTCCATCGGTAGCGACACGGACGTGTCGGGGCTCCCAAAGCCATCGCTGCACTCGCAAATGCTTCGCTTTACAAGGCTGCTACAGCAGTATGGCTTGGTAGTAATTGCTATAGAGCAGGAATTGGACAAGGAGTACATCTGTGCTCAGCGGGCGGCGCAACAAAGCAAAGCGCGTCTTCTGTTTGTGCAGTCCACGCAGGGGTCCTTGACGCGTGGCGGCAGCTCTTGGTCCATCTCGGCGGGTTCGAGGGCGAAAGATAcggctgcttctccagagcCTGGAGAAttgacagaagaagaagaaaattTCGTGGAGTCTTGCTACTCGGCTCTCCTGAGCAACTGCTGCCAAACTGCGTCGCGTCTTTTGAAACTCGGCAATGAGTACCAGGAGAAACTTCAGCGTCTCGAAGAAGACTTCCAGACGGAGCAGATGAGCATGAAACATGAGTTAGCCTCTCTAtacgcgagaaagaagggacTTTTACGCGCTTTGAATGGCTCACGTGTAGCCACCGACTTCCATAGATGGGAGGGACAAAACAGGCGCACTGGTCACGTGAATGCCATTTCCGCTCCCTTCGCGGTTCCAAATGAAGGCACTGGGTTCCACAGGCAATGCCTCGCCACCTACGAAAGAATCGATCCTGCTGCGGTAGAAACAATCGAGGGAGAAATCTCCCTTTGCAATAGGGAAGTCTCGGATCCCCAGCAACCGCTGCCTCAATCTGATGAGACAGGCTCTCAAGCGGAATCCCACTGTCATCCTTGTCTACCAGACAGCACAGAAAGCAATCTACAAGAGGTGACGGATACTTTCAACTTCATTTATGGACAGTTTTCGTCCCCTGGTGCATCAAGATTGCTGCTCCTCGAGCGCCTGCAGCTGGAATTTCCTCGTGCTAGTGCCCACGTCCTTCGGGAAGTGACAGACCTTCACCGACAAACTGCGCTTttgcagcagagacgaatGGGACATTGGCAAGCGTTCTCATTTGCTCGCATTGCCGCTTTAGCCGAGGCACAGAAACTGCGCACAGGCATTGTACTCAGATTTGGTAAAGAGAatacgaagaaggaagagagaaggcggcatGCACAGAAATCTGCGGAGATTAACAAACGACTTCAGTGGCAACAGGCCGCGTTCGAAGCGAAGGAGCTGGCTCgaaagaaagtggaggaTGAAGAGCGCGCTCGTGCTGAAGAGACGCAAGCCCACCGGGAtgcgaaggcgcagaagcgGCAGGAGGAAATGAAAAGAAGAGTGGCTAGATTCTTGGAGCACAAGGAAGAAGTACTCAAGATGGAGCGCGCTGCGGCGGAGGCGAAAGCCCGCAACGAAGCTGAACAGTATGCAGCGACTCGAAGGCGGAATGCACGTCGAATTGCACGGCGGAGAGAACTAGATGCCTGGAGAGAtcaacagcgagaagaaagacgtaGGGAGTGCATCAGACGACAAGAAGAAATTGTACAGCGTATTAGAAGGGCTGCTGAACGGCTCGCCGTGGTGGCTCAGAGTGATCCCACACGACTGCGGTCAGACACTGAAGCTAGTCGCGCCCGCGCTGAGGCGATCAAGAAAGTCCGCCAGGAAGAGCTTTCCGACGCTACACGAATCAAAGGGTTTGGCGTGCGGCATGGGTACGGAACAGACACGCTGCTTCGAGACATGCGGCTCAAATTGTCGGTAGCCTTGTTTGAAGCTGGGTTGCTCCGTTGTGAGGCAGGCCACGAGGCACTCCTTTGCGTGGGAGCGAAATGA
- a CDS encoding WD domain, G-beta repeat-containing protein (encoded by transcript TGME49_213710) produces MALPFPVLVAGGLDSCLFVWNAVSSACIATLKLPDEQVNTLATSQLPASSISARKHSIRSEDQEIHPADSGVPSNRQEDLLQSPWGSSDSSGGPSQNQTVLVAAAGHPSITVFDIGALGERSDDVLPIATLQGHEGNVRSLAFVPDPSRNSSVQTRGDRTSCSSPGNATGTSYLGGASLICSCGDDATCRIWDLRAPGHQMLLQNEPGVSINSVWSVPRPDLPCHIIAADANGALKAWNLRSNTTWELARPGRQLALSIVTGNGLGSEIAAVAKCGSLSTFSLAPVLSGTASLTFDSYFFPHGPNYVLSCRYSPVRHAVKSSAEAPRGSDCAAWRSREAQEELGAKRKQKQYAHAWWQQQKYAHEWWRKRGGGVWWQHLADENDGAVWGEKDREAAWADQARWGGQWWQEFRGAKPWWQQEAGGRAWWQQRGRKAWWQRPHLEHAGDGRKHIFQIGGWYVWEPCKDGHGRVEKFFRVDDGTATGQGPKGLGDGQRNDDDPDLTRDNEWVEQRKQTEGSDAKKGRESSVPREFCSCEEDADEETQTAEEERKQITGTRNESEEGGETTWVQRMATTGADGVCVLWKREGNGEWTSERELTGHDRWVWDCTFSRDGKMLVTGGSDACCKLWSVETGKQFVEYFPEKNVGAAGERVRSTKALLAISLLDAPVEKK; encoded by the exons ATGGCACTGCCCTTCCCGGTCCTCGTCGCTGGAGGCCTGGACTCATGTCTGTTCGTGTGGAACGCGGTGTCGTCTGCGTGCATTGCGACGTTGAAGCTTCCCGATGAGCAGGTCAACACTTTAGCAACTTCTCAGCTTCCTGCCTCCTCAATCTCGGCTCGAAAACACTCCATTCGGTCAGAAGATCAGGAGATCCATCCTGCAGACTCCGGTGTGCCTTCTAACCGCCAGGAGGATCTTCTCCAGTCACCGTGGGGGTCCTCAGACTCCTCGGGTGGGCCTTCGCAAAATCAAACTGTCCTTGTTGCAGCTGCTGGGCACCCGTCCATCACAGTTTTTGACATAGGGGCACTAGGCGAACGCTCGGACGACGTCCTGCCCATTGCGACGTTACAAG GACACGAGGGCAACGTCCGGAGCCTGGCATTTGTACCCGATCCTTCAAGGAACTCGTCGGTCCAA ACTCGTGGCGACAGGACCAGCTGTTCATCCCCCGGCAACGCAACTGGGACTAGTTACCTCGGGGGCGCGTCTTTGATTTGCTCCTGCGGGGATGATGCAACTTGTCGAATCTGGGATTTGCGGGCTCCCGGGCACCAGATGCTTTTGCAGAACGAACCGGGGGTCTCTATCAACTCTGTCTGGAGCGTGCCTCGACCGGATCTTCCGTGTCACATCATCGCTGCAGATGCGAATGGGGCTCTGAAGGCCTGGAATTTGAGAAGCAACACAACCTG GGAGCTGGCAAGACCTGGACGGCAGCTAGCGCTGAGTATTGTTACAGGAAATGGTCTCGGTTCTGAAATCGCCGCCGTCGCCAAATGCGGTTCGTTAAGCACCTTTTCCCTGGCGCCGGTTTTGTCCGGAACAGCGTCTCTGACTTTTGACTCCTACTTTTTCCCTCATGGCCCCAATTACG TTTTGAGCTGTCGGTACAGCCCAGTCCGCCACGCCGTGAAATCGTCTGCGGAGGCGCCACGGGGCTCTGATTGCGCAGCCTGGCGGAGTCGCGAGGCCCAGGAGGAACTCGGCGCGAAgcggaagcagaaacagtACGCACACGCTTGGTGGCAACAGCAGAAGTACGCCCACGAGTGGTGGCGAAAGCGCGGAGGTGGCGTCTGGTGGCAGCACTTGGCCGACGAAAACGACGGCGCTGTGTGGGGGGAGAAGGATCGAGAGGCAGCCTGGGCAGATCAAGCTCGGTGGGGCGGGCAGTGGTGGCAAGAGTTCAGAGGCGCGAAGCCCTGGTGGCAGCAGGAGGCTGGCGGACGCGCTTGGTGGCAGCAGCGAGGCCGCAAGGCCTGGTGGCAGCGTCCCCATTTGGAGCATGCAGGCGACGGGCGCAAACACATTTTTCAAATTGGCGGCTGGTACGTCTGGGAACCCTGCAAAGACGGGCACGGACGAGTTGAGAAGTTTTTCAGAGTCGACGACGGCACTGCAACGGGACAAGGACCGAAGGGCTTGGGGGACGGACAGAGGAACGACGACGATCCAGACCTGACGCGCGACAACGAGTGGGTagagcagaggaaacagacagagggTTCGGATGCAAAAAAGGGCCGCGAGAGTTCGGTGCCCAGGGAATTCTGTAgctgcgaggaagacgcagacgaggagacgcaaacagcggaggaagaacggaaaCAAATAACAGGAACTCGAAACGAatcagaagaaggaggcgagaccACGTGGGTGCAGCGCATGGCAACGACCGGAGCCGATGGTGTCTGCGTGCTTTGGAAACGCGAGGGGAATGGCGAGTGGACCAGTGAACGAGAGCTCACTGGGCACGACCG GTGGGTGTGGGACTGTACGTTCAGCCGCGATGGCAAGATGCTTGTCACCGGTGGCTCGGATGCCTGCTGCAAGTTGTGGTCAGTTGAAACGGGGAAGCAATTTGTCGAGTACTTCCCGGAAAAGAACGTCGGCGccgcaggagagagagtccGGAGCACCAAG GCCTTGCTTGCGATATCATTACTCGATGCGCCCGTGGAGAAAAAGTAA
- a CDS encoding hypothetical protein (encoded by transcript TGME49_213720): MEAKPLTEREGDTRKEELDLMLSEAERKQSPEEGLRDQDSTMWSRKMQRCHQTSLDEATNNTEHCVILTLPLELMKFRTIYGPKFLFLAPPNEFGVPKFVSTTIRPTKLPFKECYDYHDCAAFFADFLCYEELEPPNEYPPVLPSPTSVISWRKGDSFDYAVLLCSVLIGQGYDAYCVSGCAPEFITRVNQTNELPPFLPHEMKVEEDMKHHVDRELQQSPNSPINASADADVPPLEEMRVVPKNDSDEGLDFVIPKRLPPESAFLKKVEDEKNEQEAARKAESEHIFTDCDSPIHGEDPFEGRRVHCWVLIKKGKRGVQNDVFLEPTTGREYALSEAPYIAVHFVWNNENFWVNMVTRVPVRQLCWDLYNTRFFEYILLKKSRALQAPLSWAGRFTVSRDDIVKRYFGLNKTVFYKQTKVEYFALYSQPDGLVMRVTLFKDSQRTLPCQIWETFKQRRDCMYERVRYPDERRTVERYMPGTPSGLKEVIEEEAVKRELIFYKSRLDGLIRHVEVIGVKMFEEFEGRDDRRTYQSITLGTDEEGSREKIRKDASEDECKIVYFLTEDRVRVNFHHAEGAVLQPVLMLKRIHRYLMRQKEMVMRFRNFVVDQAYQIHVWRGQQEAAITAARELEERHILGLREGSPSTSRPMSPNSEMGHRGAAIEGGHRVSGESTRETQGQACTDGQGSTSGEGNSGAPTHTQHTLQLTVYDAARELLKNHSEEKHALETKQKKTENNEIDILAPYFIEFRGRTLDAASAELIAKRCKNDMRAIEKLNDLERLLLADSRLAPMWSKETFG; encoded by the exons ATGGAGGCAAAGCCACTGACTGAACGTGAAGGTGacacgaggaaggaagaacttGACCTTATGCTTTCGGAGGCCGAGCGCAAGCAGTCACCTGAAGAGGGCCTGAGAGACCAGGATTCAACTATGTGGAGCCGAAAGATGCAGAGATGCCACCAA ACGTCACTAGACGAGGCAACCAACAACACAGAACACTGCGTTATTCTGACCTTGCCATTGGAACTGATGAAA TTTAGGACCATATACGGTCCAAAATTCCTCTTCTTGGCTCCTCCAAACGAGTTTGGTGTTCCGAAGTTCGTGTCCACCACAATTCGTCCTACTAAACTTCCCTTTAA GGAGTGCTATGATTACCACGATTGCGCGGCATTCTTCGCGGACTTCTTGTGCTATGAAGAGCTGGAACCGCCAAACGAATACCCACCCGTTTTGCCTTCACCGACGTCGGTAATTTCCTGGCGCAAGGGGGACAGCTTTGACTATGCTGTCTTGCTCTGCTCTGTCCTCATTGGACAAGGCTATGACGCCTACTGCGTTTCCGGTTGCGCCCCCGAATTTATCACACGAGTTAATCAA ACAAATGAGCTGCCTCCATTTCTGCCACACGAAATGAAAGTGGAAGAGGATATGAAGCATCATGTGGATCGAGAATTGCAGCAGTCCCCCAATTCTCCCATAAACGCCTCTGCAGACGCTGACGTACCTCCTCTCGAAGAGATGCGCGTTGTCCCCAAAAAT GATAGTGATGAAGGATTAGACTTTGTCATTCCCAAGCGCCTCCCACCAGAATCAGCTTTTCTCAAAAAGGTCGAAGATGAGAAGAATGAACAGGAAGCTGCACGGAAG GCGGAGAGCGAGCACATCTTTACAGACTGTGATTCTCCGATTCACGGAGAAGACCCGTTCGAAGGTCGTCGTGTTCACTGTTGGGTGCTTATCAAGAAAGGGAAGCGTGGAGTTCAAAATGATGTATTCCTTGAGCCTACGACGG GCCGGGAATATGCTTTGTCCGAGGCACCATATATAGCTGTCCACTTTGTATGGAACAATGAAAACTTCTGG GTCAATATGGTCACTCGGGTGCCGGTCCGACAGCTCTGTTGGGATTTGTACAATACGAGGTTTTTCGAGTACATCCTTTTGAAGAAATCAAGG GCCCTTCAAGCCCCATTGAGTTGGGCCGGTCGGTTTACTGTGTCGCGCGATGACATCGTCAAGCGTTACTTTGGACTGAACAAGACGGTCTTCTACAAACAGACCAAAGTGGAATACTTTGCTCTGTATTCTCAA CCCGACGGTCTTGTCATGAGGGTCACTCTTTTCAAGGATAGCCAGAGGACACTGCCCTGCCAAATATGGGAGACATTCAAACAGAGGAG GGACTGCATGTACGAGCGCGTTAGGTATCCTGACGAAAGACGGACTGTGGAGCGGTACATGCCCGGAACGCCTAGCGGCCTTAAGGAAGTGATAGAA GAAGAGGCAGTGAAGCGGGAGCTCATTTTCTATAAATCCAG GCTCGATGGGCTGATTCGCCATGTAGAG GTCATCGGAGTCAAAATGTTTGAAGAGTTTGAAGGTCGCGACGATCGTCGCACATACCAGTCGATCACATTAGGAACTGATGAGGAAGGCTCACGCGAAAAAATTCGT AAAGATGCAAGCGAAGACGAGTGCAAGATAGTTTATTTTCTTACAGAGGATAGGGTGCGTGTCAACTTTCATCACGCTGAAGGCGCCGTACTTCAGCCTGTCCTAATGCTGAAACGG ATCCATCGGTACCTGATGCGCCAAAAGGAGATGGTGATGAGATTCAGAAATTTCGTCGTCGATCAAGCGTATCAAATCCACGTG TGGAGAGGCCAGCAAGAGGCTGCAATTACAGCCGCTCGTGAACTGGAAGAAAGGCACATACTAGGCCTGAGGGAAGGGTCCCCCAGTACTTCTCGACCAATGTCTCCCAACAGCGAGATGGGCCACCGCGGGGCGGCTATTGAAGGAGGCCATCGAGTTTCAGGGGAGAgcacaagagagacgcaaggACAGGCCTGCACTGATGGGCAAGGTAGCACGAGTGGCGAGGGGAACAGCGGGGCGCCTACCCACACACAACACACGCTTCAACTGACAGTCTACGATGCTGCCCGGGAGCTTCTAAAGAATCacagtgaagagaaacatgccctcgagacgaagcaaaagaagacagaaaataACGAG ATCGACATCCTCGCACCATATTTCATCGAGTTCAGGG GTCGAACTCTGGATGCTGCCTCTGCCGAGCTGATCGCGAAAAGATGCAAAAATGATATGAGG GCGATTGAAAAACTAAACGACCTtgagcgtctccttcttgcgGACAGCCGCCTTGCACCTATGTGGTCGAAGGAGACATTCGGCTGA
- a CDS encoding lanthionine synthetase C family protein (encoded by transcript TGME49_213730) — MPRSRTLQSRAFLNVAAEAPASAGPMHLIPGTSSLRQDCVAALEDRLQETARCVRSAGTVNPKKGSTVYVGSPGIAYAFLKLATIQTGDQKQASLDTAQKLLSPDVVEAGVEQARRHRSLGPSLLCGPAGLFVVQALLGWQQGLPFASQSAVFQGAVQSYKQYFDYAVHELDSDEWLYGRAGYLYGCLFLNFLAPGSVSEAKIKQLSMKMLESGEAYGRRTGASPLLYSWHDREYLGAAHGVMGIVYMLMLVEPIRNDPNAMRLVKGTLEWLLTLETKHHNWPAVRGETDDYLCHFCHGATGAVFAFGLGSIVFNNREFQKAALRAATCVWKYGLLKKGPGICHGISGSGYALLMAYKLTRDPIWLDRAADFALKMFDEKLQADSRVPDNPFSLFEGLSGAICFLVDLLKNPLKAAFPLFELGF, encoded by the coding sequence ATGCCACGGAGTCGGACTCTCCAGAGCCGGGCGTTTCTCAATGTGGCGGCTGAGGCGCCGGCTTCGGCTGGGCCGATGCATTTGATTCCAGGCACTTCATCTCTCCGCCAGGACTGTGTAGCAGCGCTGGAAGACCGCCTGCAGGAGACTGCACGTTGTGTACGTTCTGCCGGGACGGTCAATCCGAAGAAAGGGTCCACTGTCTACGTGGGCTCTCCAGGGATTGCATATGCGTTTTTGAAGCTTGCCACCATCCAGACAGGCGACCAGAAGCAGGCAAGTCTCGATACAGCTCAGAAGCTCCTGAGCCCGGACGTCGTCGAGGCTGGCGTGGAGCAGGCGCGCAGACACCGGTCGCTCGGCCCCAGCCTTTTGTGTGGCCCCGCTGGGTTGTTCGTTGTTCAAGCGTTGCTGGGGTGGCAACAGGGGCTCCCCTTCGCTTCCCAGTCTGCTGTTTTCCAAGGCGCGGTGCAGTCGTATAAACAGTACTTTGACTATGCGGTTCACGAGCTCGACTCCGACGAATGGCTTTACGGCCGCGCGGGGTACCTCTACGGGTGCTTGTTTTTGAACTTTCTGGCTCCTGGATCCGTTTCCGAGGCGAAGATCAAACAGCTCTCAATGAAGATGCTCGAATCTGGCGAGGCTTACGGCCGACGCACCGGCGCCAGTCCCTTGTTGTACAGCTGGCACGACAGAGAGTATCTCGGCGCGGCTCACGGTGTCATGGGGATTGTCTACATGCTGATGTTGGTGGAACCGATCCGGAACGACCCGAATGCGATGCGCCTGGTGAAGGGTACGCTCGAGTGGCTTCTCACACTGGAGACGAAACACCACAACTGGCCGGCAGTCAGAGGCGAAACAGACGACTACCTCTGTCATTTCTGCCACGGAGCCACCGGCGCGGTCTTTGCCTTCGGACTCGGGAGCATTGTGTTCAATAATCGCGAGTTCCAGAAAGCCGCGCTCCGCGCAGCGACTTGCGTGTGGAAGTACGGGCTGTTGAAGAAGGGGCCTGGGATATGCCACGGAATATCTGGAAGTGGATACGCGTTGCTCATGGCGTACAAACTGACACGCGATCCCATCTGGCTGGACCGCGCCGCAGACTTTGCGCTCAAAATGTTCGACGAAAAACTGCAGGCTGACAGCAGGGTCCCGGACAACCCCTTCAGCCTCTTTGAAGGCCTCTCAGGTGCCATTTGCTTTCTCGTGGATCTTCTGAAAAATCCGCTAAAGGCTGCCTTTCCGCTTTTCGAACTTGGCTTTTGA